One genomic segment of Gemmatimonadota bacterium includes these proteins:
- a CDS encoding S9 family peptidase — protein sequence MRPVLAAALILMSTPVVAQLPSPPVAKKIPVVTTLHGERRVDDYAYFKDRTHPETIPYLEAENRYTDAMMAHTAELQRQLYDEMLGRIKEDDSQVPVERDGWFYYSRTERGKAYPIFARKRGSLDAAEEVYFDQNAEAAGHEFYSLGGMEVSPDHRRLAVLVDTTGYEDFHLRVKDLTTGRWIDEQLEKLSWGLAWASDNRTLFYMTPDSAKRGDRVWRHVVGEPRATDVSVYQDTDVLFNVNLSRSRNGEWILISSGSFTQSEWHAIPADRPTEAPRVIAPRRPGVEYEVEPGERVFYILTNQGARDFKVMTAPLDAPAAWTDWLPHRTDVFVEGVMAFRRHVVVIERRDGLRQLRITALDGGATHDVSFPEAAYGVFPGSNPQYDATTLRFSYSSLVTPTTVFDYDMTTRARTRRKQDEVLGGYDPDRYEVERLYAPARDGTRIPISLVHRKGARRDGGSALLLYAYGSYGATTEPTFSSQRFSLVDRDITYAVAHVRGGQEMGRQWYDEGKMLRKMNTFTDFIDVAEFLVRERYTSADRLAANGGSAGGLLMGVVANLRPDLFKVIVADVPFVDVINTMLDASLPLTAQEWEQWGDPNSPEAYRYMRRYSPYDNVTAKAYPRMLVTSGLNDSRVGYFEPTKWVARLRAMRTDANPLLLRMNMGAGHGGSSGRYERLKEQAFRYAFIIDQVRQGLVQ from the coding sequence ATGCGTCCCGTCCTCGCCGCCGCCCTGATCCTGATGAGCACCCCAGTCGTCGCCCAGCTCCCGAGCCCCCCGGTCGCCAAGAAGATCCCCGTCGTCACGACGCTCCACGGCGAACGCCGCGTCGACGACTACGCGTATTTCAAGGACCGGACCCACCCCGAGACCATCCCGTACCTCGAGGCGGAGAACCGCTACACCGACGCCATGATGGCGCACACGGCCGAGTTGCAGCGGCAGCTCTACGACGAGATGCTCGGGCGCATCAAGGAGGACGACAGCCAGGTCCCCGTCGAGCGCGACGGCTGGTTCTACTACTCGCGCACCGAGCGGGGGAAGGCGTACCCGATCTTCGCACGCAAGCGCGGCTCGTTGGACGCGGCCGAGGAGGTCTACTTCGACCAGAACGCTGAGGCCGCGGGGCACGAGTTCTACTCGCTCGGCGGGATGGAGGTGAGTCCGGACCACCGCCGGCTCGCCGTCCTCGTCGATACCACCGGCTACGAGGATTTCCACCTGCGGGTGAAGGACCTCACCACCGGCCGCTGGATCGACGAGCAACTGGAGAAGCTCAGCTGGGGGCTCGCGTGGGCGAGCGACAATCGCACGCTGTTCTACATGACGCCCGACTCCGCCAAGCGCGGCGACCGCGTCTGGCGGCACGTCGTCGGCGAGCCGCGCGCGACGGACGTGAGCGTCTACCAGGACACCGACGTCCTCTTCAACGTGAACCTCTCGCGCTCGCGCAACGGCGAGTGGATCCTCATCTCCAGTGGGTCGTTCACGCAGAGCGAGTGGCACGCGATCCCCGCCGACCGCCCCACGGAGGCGCCGCGCGTGATCGCGCCGCGCCGCCCCGGCGTCGAGTACGAGGTCGAGCCGGGCGAGCGGGTCTTCTACATCCTCACGAACCAGGGCGCGCGCGACTTCAAGGTGATGACGGCGCCGCTCGACGCGCCCGCGGCCTGGACCGACTGGCTCCCGCATCGGACCGACGTCTTCGTCGAAGGCGTCATGGCCTTCCGGCGTCACGTGGTGGTGATCGAGCGCCGCGACGGGCTCCGGCAGCTCCGGATCACCGCACTCGACGGCGGCGCCACGCATGACGTGAGCTTCCCCGAGGCGGCGTACGGCGTCTTCCCTGGCAGCAATCCGCAGTACGACGCGACGACGCTGCGCTTCTCGTACAGCTCCCTCGTCACGCCGACAACGGTGTTCGACTATGACATGACCACGCGGGCGCGGACGCGACGCAAGCAGGACGAGGTCCTCGGCGGGTACGATCCCGACCGGTACGAGGTGGAGCGCCTGTACGCGCCCGCCCGCGACGGTACCCGCATCCCGATCTCCCTCGTGCACCGGAAGGGCGCCAGGCGGGATGGCGGGTCCGCGCTCCTCCTCTACGCCTACGGGTCGTACGGAGCCACCACCGAGCCCACCTTCAGCTCCCAGCGCTTCTCGCTCGTCGACCGCGACATCACCTATGCGGTCGCGCACGTGCGTGGCGGACAGGAGATGGGCCGTCAGTGGTACGACGAGGGCAAGATGCTCCGGAAGATGAACACCTTCACCGATTTCATCGACGTCGCCGAGTTCCTGGTGCGCGAGCGGTACACGTCGGCGGATCGCCTCGCGGCCAACGGCGGAAGTGCGGGCGGGCTGCTCATGGGCGTGGTCGCCAACCTGCGTCCGGACCTGTTCAAGGTGATCGTCGCCGACGTCCCCTTCGTCGACGTCATCAACACGATGCTCGACGCGAGCCTCCCGCTCACCGCGCAGGAATGGGAGCAGTGGGGCGACCCGAACTCGCCGGAGGCGTACCGCTACATGCGCCGGTACTCGCCGTACGACAACGTGACCGCGAAGGCGTACCCGCGGATGCTTGTGACGAGCGGACTCAACGACTCGCGCGTGGGGTACTTCGAGCCCACCAAGTGGGTGGCGCGGTTGCGCGCGATGCGCACCGACGCGAACCCGTTGCTGTTGCGCATGAACATGGGCGCCGGGCACGGCGGGTCGTCGGGCCGGTACGAACGGTTGAAGGAGCAGGCCTTCCGCTACGCCT
- a CDS encoding type II secretion system protein, protein MPQGTSRARRRRHGFTLIELLAAMIIIGVLSTVAVPPISGSIDKAKVARAISDMRQIAQDLSALDSLPASLALIGRGSLRDPWGRPYTYVPLLVSGPAPDPRKDRFLVPINSRFDLYSTGPDGLTSLPLSDLPSRDDVVLGNDGGYIGLASKY, encoded by the coding sequence ATGCCACAGGGAACGAGCAGAGCTCGTCGCAGGCGACACGGTTTCACGCTCATCGAGCTCCTCGCCGCGATGATCATCATCGGCGTGCTGTCGACCGTCGCCGTCCCCCCGATCTCGGGGTCGATCGACAAGGCGAAGGTCGCGCGCGCGATCTCCGACATGCGCCAGATCGCCCAGGACCTCTCCGCGCTCGACTCGCTCCCCGCGTCGCTCGCGCTCATCGGCCGCGGCTCCCTGCGCGACCCCTGGGGTCGGCCGTACACGTACGTGCCACTCCTCGTGAGCGGCCCCGCGCCCGACCCGCGAAAGGACCGCTTCCTCGTCCCGATCAACTCGCGCTTCGACCTCTACAGCACCGGTCCCGACGGCCTCACGAGCCTGCCGCTCTCCGACCTGCCCAGCCGCGACGATGTCGTGCTCGGGAACGACGGCGGCTACATCGGCCTCGCCTCCAAGTACTGA
- a CDS encoding DUF4442 domain-containing protein codes for MPASPGTRLLGLWRTLSPLPGGQWLFAMLFSRMVPYSGSVGPRIRHLEPGHCRVEIPDRRSNRQHLGSVHAIALMNVAEMASGMAMMSGLPDGVRGIVTHIAIEYLKKARGPITAVSRVAVPTVTTDQDFDVISECLDREGIIVARATVRWRLGPVRERASAASAAGAR; via the coding sequence ATGCCCGCCTCTCCCGGAACGCGCCTGCTCGGCCTCTGGCGCACGCTGAGCCCGCTCCCCGGCGGCCAGTGGCTCTTCGCGATGCTCTTCTCGCGCATGGTGCCCTATTCCGGCTCCGTCGGACCACGGATCCGCCATCTGGAGCCGGGCCACTGCCGCGTCGAGATCCCGGATCGGCGCTCGAACCGCCAGCATCTCGGCTCGGTGCATGCGATCGCGCTCATGAACGTGGCCGAGATGGCGAGCGGGATGGCGATGATGTCCGGCCTGCCGGACGGCGTGCGCGGCATCGTCACGCACATCGCGATCGAGTACCTGAAGAAGGCGCGTGGACCGATCACCGCGGTGAGCCGCGTGGCGGTCCCGACCGTCACCACCGACCAGGACTTCGACGTCATCAGCGAGTGCCTCGACCGCGAGGGGATCATCGTCGCGCGCGCGACGGTGCGCTGGCGGCTGGGGCCGGTGCGCGAGCGTGCGTCGGCGGCGTCCGCCGCGGGGGCGCGCTGA
- a CDS encoding nitronate monooxygenase, which translates to METPFTRQARVDVPLICGPMYPCSNPELVAAVSEAGALGIVQPIALTYVHGHEFRAGLRFIKSLTAKPIGFNALIEGNNKLYKERMTQWIDIALEEGVRFFLTSLGNPKWVCDRVHAVGGVVYHDVTERKWAQKGIDGGVDGLVAVNARAGGHAGRKSPEALLDELRPFNVPIVSAGGVGTPEEFTRHLRMGYAAVQLGTRFIATPECKASDAYKQAIVDAKEEDIVLTERLTGVPVAVICNAYIEKLGTDAGWFAKWMLRGRRTKHWMRTWYALNSVRRLKRSLHSANVSTDYWQAGKSVAGIHDVRPAGQIVREFATALD; encoded by the coding sequence ATGGAGACGCCATTCACACGCCAGGCGCGGGTCGACGTCCCGCTCATCTGCGGCCCGATGTACCCCTGCTCCAACCCGGAACTCGTCGCGGCGGTGAGCGAGGCGGGGGCACTGGGCATCGTGCAGCCGATCGCGCTGACCTACGTGCACGGACACGAGTTCCGCGCCGGGCTCCGCTTCATCAAGTCGCTCACCGCGAAGCCCATCGGATTCAACGCGCTCATCGAGGGGAACAACAAGCTCTACAAGGAGCGGATGACGCAGTGGATCGACATCGCGCTCGAGGAAGGGGTCCGGTTCTTCCTCACCTCACTGGGCAACCCGAAGTGGGTCTGCGATCGCGTGCACGCGGTCGGGGGCGTGGTCTACCATGACGTGACCGAGCGGAAGTGGGCCCAGAAGGGGATCGACGGCGGCGTGGACGGGCTCGTGGCGGTGAACGCGCGGGCGGGCGGGCACGCCGGTCGCAAGTCGCCGGAGGCGCTCCTGGACGAGCTCCGACCGTTCAACGTCCCGATCGTGTCGGCGGGAGGCGTCGGGACACCCGAGGAGTTCACGCGGCACCTCCGGATGGGCTACGCGGCGGTCCAACTCGGGACGCGCTTCATCGCCACACCGGAATGCAAGGCGAGCGATGCCTACAAGCAGGCGATCGTCGACGCGAAAGAGGAGGACATCGTCCTCACCGAGCGCCTCACCGGCGTGCCGGTGGCGGTCATCTGCAATGCGTACATCGAGAAGCTCGGCACCGACGCCGGCTGGTTCGCGAAGTGGATGCTGCGCGGCCGGCGCACGAAGCACTGGATGCGCACCTGGTACGCGCTCAATTCGGTGCGGCGGCTCAAGCGGTCGCTCCACTCGGCGAACGTGTCGACCGACTACTGGCAGGCCGGGAAGTCGGTGGCGGGGATCCATGACGTGCGTCCCGCCGGGCAGATCGTGCGCGAGTTCGCCACCGCGCTCGACTGA